The following coding sequences lie in one Desulfurella amilsii genomic window:
- a CDS encoding HD domain-containing phosphohydrolase: MNKLLYLNEFIKRITNIDEIEQVAKLTAFICRKFFDARNLVFFLEDNGVIKPIYFEKSLSAADLLFYQKFFSCESESFIIYPKEIKYSSHLYKLLSFYESNYLVLKSFDCDNKVRVLLSFGVKELTQDTQDYLESFLNVVKLKIKYLFSMKSLKNSLKATKAALDSSLAVLSNLAEIRDVYTKGHMQRVSAYSRNIALNLKLDNVETIEKAALLHDIGKIGIPDAILLKPAKLSEQEYKFIKKHPEFSEYILSQIKGFEDIIKIIRSHHEYLDGSGYPDGLKNGEIMLEAKIITIADIFDALTTDRPYRKAIGAKEAIKLMFNKFRGKIDEEILSKSVEVLLKSKSMVCDIEQYSQQLEEMRNMVFFIDYETGFYSRHYLPKFSHQIDQDAHLLLLDLHDMRTINFTYSRFVGDKLIYTFSQMIREVFVRYPSEFFRIGGDSFVVVIKQKIENLTNDILDLDHKLKAACKDINPSFWFSSCDFSQGDDINKRLQELTTNIFYKRRVS; encoded by the coding sequence ATGAATAAACTTTTGTACTTGAATGAGTTTATAAAGCGCATCACCAATATAGATGAAATTGAGCAAGTAGCAAAATTAACTGCATTTATATGTAGGAAGTTTTTTGATGCAAGAAATTTAGTCTTTTTTTTAGAAGATAATGGTGTCATAAAACCTATTTATTTTGAAAAATCCCTTAGCGCCGCCGATTTGCTTTTTTATCAAAAGTTTTTTAGTTGTGAAAGTGAAAGTTTTATTATTTACCCAAAAGAAATTAAATACAGTAGTCATTTATACAAACTTCTTTCTTTTTATGAGTCCAATTACTTAGTATTGAAATCTTTTGATTGTGATAATAAAGTGCGCGTTTTATTGAGTTTTGGCGTAAAAGAGTTAACACAAGACACTCAAGATTATCTTGAGAGTTTTTTAAATGTAGTAAAGCTAAAGATAAAGTACCTATTTTCTATGAAAAGTTTAAAAAACTCACTTAAAGCCACAAAAGCTGCTTTGGATAGTTCTTTGGCCGTTTTGTCAAATTTAGCAGAAATTAGAGATGTTTATACAAAGGGTCATATGCAGAGAGTTTCTGCGTATTCAAGGAATATAGCTTTAAATTTGAAGCTTGATAATGTAGAAACTATTGAAAAAGCAGCTCTTTTGCACGATATTGGCAAGATTGGTATACCAGATGCAATTTTATTAAAACCAGCTAAATTATCAGAACAGGAGTACAAATTTATTAAAAAACATCCAGAGTTTTCAGAATACATATTGTCTCAGATAAAGGGTTTTGAAGATATAATTAAAATCATTAGGTCTCACCACGAATATTTAGATGGCAGTGGCTACCCAGATGGCTTAAAAAACGGTGAAATAATGTTAGAAGCAAAAATTATCACCATAGCAGATATATTTGATGCGCTAACTACAGATAGACCATACAGAAAGGCAATAGGAGCAAAAGAGGCTATAAAATTAATGTTTAATAAATTTAGAGGCAAAATTGATGAAGAGATTTTAAGTAAATCAGTAGAGGTGCTGTTGAAATCTAAAAGTATGGTTTGTGATATAGAGCAATATAGCCAACAATTAGAAGAAATGAGAAACATGGTGTTTTTTATTGATTACGAAACAGGCTTTTATTCTAGGCATTATTTGCCTAAATTTTCACATCAAATAGACCAAGATGCTCACCTTTTGCTGCTTGATTTACATGATATGCGCACGATTAACTTTACTTATTCAAGGTTTGTAGGCGATAAGTTAATTTACACCTTCTCACAAATGATCCGTGAAGTTTTTGTTCGATACCCAAGCGAGTTTTTTCGGATTGGTGGAGATTCATTTGTGGTTGTAATAAAGCAGAAGATAGAAAACCTCACAAACGACATATTAGATCTGGATCATAAATTAAAAGCCGCATGTAAAGATATTAACCCTTCATTTTGGTTTTCTAGCTGCGATTTTTCTCAAGGGGATGATATTAATAAGCGTTTACAAGAATTGACTACTAACATATTCTATAAAAGGAGAGTTTCGTAA
- a CDS encoding indolepyruvate oxidoreductase subunit beta translates to MNKSIIFCGVGGDGIITASNICANALLRANFDVKKSEVHGMSQRGGSVNAFLIYGKKVYSLLPAKASVDYMFASEKLEALRSVDYMNEASIALINDRIVPIVGAKIDQDEINQYLNSFPFEQNIINFNEVAKLHNMQKGVNTIMLGYFSKIIEIDKKHFTRAIADTLNPKLIDINIEAFEIGLNLS, encoded by the coding sequence ATGAATAAGAGTATAATATTTTGCGGTGTTGGCGGTGATGGTATCATTACTGCGTCAAATATTTGCGCAAATGCTCTCTTAAGGGCTAACTTTGATGTAAAAAAAAGCGAAGTGCATGGCATGAGCCAAAGGGGTGGCAGCGTAAATGCATTTTTAATTTACGGCAAAAAAGTTTATTCTCTGCTACCAGCAAAAGCTAGCGTGGATTACATGTTTGCAAGTGAGAAATTAGAAGCCCTACGTAGTGTAGACTATATGAACGAAGCCTCAATTGCTTTAATAAACGACAGAATTGTCCCTATAGTTGGTGCCAAGATAGATCAAGATGAGATAAATCAGTATTTGAACAGTTTTCCTTTTGAGCAAAATATTATAAACTTTAACGAAGTGGCAAAACTTCACAATATGCAAAAGGGCGTTAACACAATTATGCTCGGGTATTTTTCAAAAATCATCGAGATAGACAAAAAACATTTTACAAGGGCAATAGCAGATACTTTAAATCCTAAATTAATTGATATAAATATAGAAGCTTTTGAAATAGGATTAAATCTTTCATGA
- the polX gene encoding DNA polymerase/3'-5' exonuclease PolX, with product MSFEDNEKLASIFETIADALEFLNDNPFKIRAYRNAVDSIRSLNESIVDIYSKSNPKKVEGIGKDLEQKIKEYIDTKKVAYLDELLEKVPYTLFQLKDIRGLGPKTLYKMFERYRVRTLEDVKKLVFENDELKDISLLEKSIKKIREGIELFEEGQSRFSLGASLLIAKGLIEQILKIDYVVKAEIAGSTRRGKETVGDLDILICTKDFKNVSKALANLPHKQIIALGDTKVSLLLSNNMQVDFRIVDDESFACALQYFTGSKEHNVRVREIAIKKGFKLNEYGLFFKDKKIETKSEEDIYKALGLCYIKPTLRENKGEIEACLSNNLPDVVELEDIKGDLHVHSNYSDGLMNLEEIIQEAINRGYEYIAITDHSVSSYVANGLSVERLYEQLNEIDKLKSKYKGKINILAGSEVDIKKDGSLDFDDSVLKDLDIVIASIHQGFGNSKDINTKRIIAAIENPYVNIIGHPTGRLISQRPPYELDMQSIVEKAAKHKTALEINSFYLRLDLNDEHARLAKAFGAKLCINTDTHTKDNFNYMLFGVLTAQRGWLEKSDCLNTLNYSKLKQFLKKR from the coding sequence ATGAGCTTTGAAGATAATGAAAAATTGGCCTCTATATTTGAGACAATAGCGGACGCATTGGAATTTTTAAACGATAACCCATTTAAAATAAGAGCTTACAGAAATGCAGTAGATTCAATTAGAAGCTTAAATGAGAGTATTGTAGATATTTATTCTAAATCAAACCCTAAGAAAGTAGAAGGTATTGGTAAAGATTTAGAGCAAAAAATTAAAGAATATATTGATACAAAAAAGGTAGCATATTTAGACGAGCTTCTAGAAAAAGTACCATACACACTTTTTCAACTAAAGGATATAAGGGGTTTAGGGCCAAAAACCCTCTACAAGATGTTTGAGCGCTACCGTGTAAGGACACTTGAAGATGTCAAAAAGCTAGTGTTTGAAAATGACGAGCTCAAAGATATATCTTTATTGGAAAAGAGTATAAAAAAAATTAGAGAAGGTATAGAACTTTTTGAAGAAGGGCAATCACGCTTTTCTCTTGGCGCAAGTTTGCTTATTGCCAAAGGTTTGATTGAGCAAATTTTAAAAATAGACTATGTGGTTAAAGCTGAGATAGCAGGTAGTACGCGCAGGGGCAAAGAAACTGTTGGGGACCTTGATATACTTATTTGCACAAAAGATTTTAAAAATGTCTCAAAAGCTTTGGCAAACTTACCACACAAGCAGATAATCGCTTTGGGTGATACTAAGGTGAGCTTGCTTTTATCTAATAACATGCAAGTAGATTTTAGAATCGTAGATGATGAATCTTTTGCTTGTGCTTTGCAGTACTTTACCGGGTCAAAAGAGCACAATGTGCGCGTGCGTGAGATTGCAATCAAAAAAGGTTTTAAACTAAATGAATACGGTTTGTTTTTTAAAGACAAAAAGATTGAAACAAAAAGCGAAGAAGACATTTACAAAGCACTTGGTCTTTGCTATATAAAACCCACACTTAGAGAAAATAAAGGCGAGATTGAGGCTTGTTTATCAAATAATTTGCCTGATGTTGTAGAATTGGAAGACATAAAAGGCGATTTACATGTCCATTCAAATTATTCTGATGGTTTAATGAATCTTGAAGAGATTATTCAAGAGGCAATAAATCGTGGCTATGAATACATTGCAATTACAGATCACTCTGTTTCTTCTTATGTTGCAAATGGTTTAAGCGTTGAGCGCTTGTATGAGCAATTAAATGAAATAGACAAACTTAAATCCAAGTATAAAGGTAAAATAAACATACTTGCAGGCAGTGAAGTTGATATCAAAAAAGATGGTAGCTTAGATTTTGACGATAGTGTGCTAAAAGATTTAGATATTGTTATCGCTTCGATTCATCAGGGCTTTGGAAACTCGAAAGACATAAATACAAAAAGAATCATCGCTGCAATAGAAAACCCTTATGTAAACATCATAGGTCACCCAACTGGTAGACTTATAAGTCAAAGACCGCCGTATGAGCTTGATATGCAAAGCATTGTAGAAAAGGCTGCAAAGCACAAAACAGCTTTAGAAATAAACTCTTTTTATTTGCGTTTAGACTTAAATGACGAACATGCAAGACTTGCAAAAGCCTTTGGTGCAAAATTGTGCATTAATACAGATACACACACCAAAGATAATTTTAATTACATGCTTTTTGGTGTGTTAACCGCACAAAGAGGCTGGCTTGAAAAAAGTGATTGCCTTAATACACTAAACTATAGTAAATTAAAACAGTTTCTTAAGAAGCGCTAA
- the queF gene encoding preQ(1) synthase, protein MRYGEEAILNNQLERWENKNPFTFEIDIEFSEFTCLCPRSGYPDFATIRIKYIPDKYVIELKSFKLFLNSFRNKYISHEDSINEIYAALSNCLQPKFLEVIGDFNPRGNVKTIIKIDSKIQEAGFEKNNKRQ, encoded by the coding sequence ATGAGATACGGCGAAGAAGCTATATTAAATAACCAATTAGAAAGATGGGAAAACAAAAATCCATTTACATTTGAAATAGATATTGAATTTAGCGAATTTACCTGTTTGTGCCCACGCAGTGGTTACCCTGATTTTGCTACAATAAGAATAAAATATATACCGGATAAATATGTAATAGAGCTAAAAAGTTTTAAGCTTTTTTTGAATAGTTTTAGAAATAAATATATATCACATGAAGACTCAATTAATGAAATTTATGCTGCTTTAAGCAATTGTTTGCAGCCAAAATTTTTAGAAGTGATAGGAGACTTTAATCCAAGGGGAAACGTTAAAACTATTATCAAGATTGATTCTAAAATACAGGAGGCTGGTTTTGAGAAAAATAATAAGCGGCAATGA
- the iorA gene encoding indolepyruvate ferredoxin oxidoreductase subunit alpha → MRKIISGNEALAIGAYRASASFASGYPGTPSSEILEHTKTFEDIKVQWASNEKSAFEQALGASIAGRRSFVTMKHVGLNVAADSLMSASYTGVNAGFVVVVADDPGMHSSQNEQDTRLFAKFAQVPILEPSDAKEAMGFMQYAFALSEEYDTPVIVRSTTRVSHTQEMAYFDMHKLGGYENKLLVKDISKYVLVPKNAIARHKKLLERNAKLQKLSNETPINRIEQGTLNIGIITSGVSYLYAKELLPNANYLKIGLSWPFPIEIAREFVKNLDKVIVIEELEPYIEEQLKAGGIYVEGKKFFPQDGEFNLDIVEEGLAKASFLEKTPKKYFEVPDLPARPPVLCPGCPHRPVFDILHSLRVYVTGDIGCYTLGAAAPLSSIHTTVCMGASISMGYGLAKASLNHKVVSVIGDSTFLHTGLQPLIDAYVNNVAYTVIILDNSITAMTGGQPDATSGFNIKNEPTHKVDLENLVRSIGIERVFKVDQYDYQTTKEIIEQEVNTKELSVIIATRPCVLAPKKIKEIPYLVIADKCIDCKRCLRVGCPAIGYKDNKAYIIEDSCTGCALCAKVCPTNAIVKGDVNE, encoded by the coding sequence TTGAGAAAAATAATAAGCGGCAATGAAGCATTAGCAATAGGTGCATATAGAGCAAGTGCTAGTTTTGCGAGTGGCTATCCTGGCACACCATCAAGCGAGATACTAGAACACACAAAGACTTTTGAAGATATTAAAGTACAATGGGCATCTAACGAAAAAAGCGCTTTCGAACAGGCCCTTGGTGCAAGTATAGCAGGCAGGCGGAGCTTTGTTACAATGAAGCATGTGGGTTTGAATGTAGCAGCAGATAGTCTAATGAGCGCATCATACACGGGTGTCAATGCTGGTTTTGTTGTTGTAGTAGCAGATGATCCTGGGATGCATTCTTCGCAAAACGAGCAGGATACCAGGCTATTTGCAAAGTTTGCACAGGTGCCTATTTTAGAGCCTTCTGATGCAAAAGAAGCTATGGGTTTTATGCAGTACGCATTTGCTTTAAGTGAAGAGTATGATACGCCTGTAATTGTACGCTCCACTACGCGTGTCTCTCATACGCAAGAGATGGCTTACTTTGATATGCATAAGCTTGGTGGTTATGAAAACAAGCTGCTTGTTAAAGATATATCAAAATATGTGCTTGTGCCCAAAAATGCCATTGCAAGACATAAAAAACTACTAGAAAGAAACGCCAAATTGCAAAAACTTTCAAACGAGACTCCAATAAACAGAATAGAACAGGGGACATTAAACATAGGTATAATAACAAGCGGCGTTTCCTACTTGTATGCAAAAGAGCTTTTGCCAAACGCCAATTATTTAAAAATTGGTTTAAGTTGGCCATTTCCTATTGAAATTGCACGTGAGTTTGTAAAGAACTTAGATAAAGTAATAGTTATTGAAGAACTTGAACCATATATTGAAGAACAACTTAAAGCTGGCGGTATTTATGTTGAAGGTAAAAAATTTTTTCCGCAAGATGGTGAGTTTAATTTAGATATTGTAGAAGAAGGCTTAGCCAAAGCTTCTTTCTTGGAAAAAACCCCAAAAAAGTACTTCGAAGTGCCAGACTTGCCAGCAAGGCCACCTGTATTGTGCCCCGGGTGTCCTCATAGGCCTGTGTTTGACATATTGCATTCTTTAAGGGTGTATGTAACTGGTGATATAGGATGTTATACGCTTGGTGCTGCTGCACCGCTTTCGAGCATACATACAACCGTTTGCATGGGTGCAAGCATTTCTATGGGCTATGGCTTGGCCAAAGCCTCTCTTAACCATAAAGTTGTTTCTGTCATTGGTGATTCTACTTTCTTGCATACTGGCTTGCAGCCTTTAATTGATGCGTATGTAAACAATGTCGCATATACTGTAATTATACTAGATAACTCTATTACTGCAATGACAGGTGGTCAACCAGATGCAACAAGTGGTTTTAATATAAAAAACGAACCAACCCACAAGGTTGACTTAGAAAACTTAGTTCGCTCAATCGGTATAGAAAGGGTGTTTAAAGTTGATCAATACGATTATCAAACTACCAAAGAAATTATAGAGCAAGAAGTAAATACAAAAGAATTAAGTGTTATAATTGCTACAAGGCCTTGTGTTCTGGCACCCAAAAAGATAAAAGAGATACCTTATCTTGTAATTGCCGATAAATGCATAGATTGCAAGAGGTGTTTAAGGGTTGGTTGTCCTGCAATTGGCTACAAAGATAACAAAGCCTATATTATTGAAGATTCCTGTACTGGGTGTGCACTGTGTGCTAAAGTTTGTCCTACAAATGCAATTGTAAAAGGTGATGTAAATGAATAA
- the rpsT gene encoding 30S ribosomal protein S20, translated as MANHRSALKRVKQNKKRYLRNKSYRTRLKNTVKQARLAINSADTQGLDQELKKAQKIIHKTKSKGVIHKNKAARLVSRLTRATNKKLKEVSAS; from the coding sequence GTGGCAAATCATAGGTCGGCTCTTAAAAGAGTAAAACAAAACAAAAAAAGATACTTAAGAAACAAATCGTACAGGACAAGGCTAAAAAATACCGTTAAGCAAGCAAGGCTTGCTATAAATAGCGCTGACACACAAGGTTTAGATCAAGAATTGAAAAAGGCGCAAAAAATAATTCACAAAACTAAAAGCAAAGGCGTCATACATAAAAATAAAGCTGCAAGGTTGGTTTCAAGGCTTACAAGAGCCACAAATAAAAAACTAAAAGAAGTTAGCGCTTCTTAA
- a CDS encoding penicillin-binding protein 1A: MKKVFIIVALLFFLIFMGLSSFVISLYLQTNKDFKNLLNGDFFSKPTKIYASDGQCIAVIGTQRRQPVLFNQIDINMKKAMLAAEDSRFYQHGPISFRSIIRAAFEDLIHARVVEGGSTLTQQLVKNLYLTPKKTLYRKLKGAVLSYKISKYLTKNQILTLYLNTVYFGNGAYGIEMASKTYFNENASQLTIQQAAMLAGLVQAPSLYDPYQNPSITEKRTLYVLDRMYADNFITKTEYWQAVHSNIILRKKSSLYTYGYSNKAAYFVQHVQNWLISHYGKEIVYNGGLKVYTTLNMKLQNDAYNAVRKGILKLTTTKYKAPYYIADARNWLIKHYGENAGLEADLISINPHNGYVEALIGGDSYRKSQYDRATQAQRQPGSAFKPIVYLTALEEGFTPLYKIDDEPVEYVYGNKVWAPQNYTLKFHGPISLEYALAHSVNVATVKLLDRIGIDNVIINARKLGITETIPHNLTIALGSSSVTLKQLALVYCAIDNYGLLPKIIFIKKIYDKQNHLIYQAKPDLVRVFPKDLGFILTKMLEKVVKEGTGVYAKALGRPMAAKTGTSNHARDNWFMGFTPQLVGGVWVGFDDYKPCGPYAVGATMALPIWLNYMEHALASKSVENFPVPRHLPKIMSNFIFNNPKSSHS; encoded by the coding sequence ATGAAAAAAGTTTTTATTATAGTTGCTTTATTGTTTTTTTTAATTTTTATGGGTTTGAGTTCTTTTGTTATTTCTTTGTATTTGCAAACCAATAAAGATTTTAAAAATCTACTAAATGGAGATTTTTTTTCAAAACCTACAAAAATATACGCTTCAGACGGCCAATGTATAGCTGTAATTGGCACGCAAAGAAGACAGCCCGTATTGTTCAATCAGATTGATATAAATATGAAAAAAGCAATGTTAGCGGCAGAGGATAGTAGATTTTACCAGCATGGTCCAATAAGCTTTAGAAGTATAATTAGAGCAGCATTTGAAGATTTAATACACGCAAGGGTTGTAGAAGGTGGCAGTACACTTACACAGCAATTAGTTAAAAACCTCTATTTAACACCTAAAAAAACACTGTATAGAAAACTTAAAGGTGCAGTTTTATCTTATAAAATATCTAAATACTTGACAAAAAATCAGATTCTTACTTTGTATTTAAATACAGTGTACTTTGGCAATGGCGCATATGGTATAGAAATGGCTAGCAAAACCTATTTTAACGAAAATGCCAGTCAGTTAACAATACAACAAGCAGCAATGCTGGCTGGTCTTGTACAGGCACCGAGTTTGTATGATCCATACCAAAACCCCTCCATTACTGAAAAAAGGACGCTTTATGTATTGGATAGAATGTATGCTGATAATTTTATAACAAAAACAGAATATTGGCAGGCTGTGCATTCAAATATTATTCTGAGAAAAAAAAGTTCATTGTATACCTATGGTTACAGCAATAAAGCTGCATATTTTGTACAGCATGTTCAAAATTGGCTTATTAGTCATTATGGGAAAGAAATAGTTTACAATGGTGGATTGAAAGTTTATACAACGCTTAATATGAAACTGCAAAACGACGCATATAATGCTGTAAGAAAAGGTATATTAAAATTAACAACAACAAAGTACAAAGCACCGTACTATATTGCAGATGCAAGAAATTGGCTTATTAAACATTATGGGGAAAACGCTGGCTTAGAAGCTGATTTAATATCTATAAATCCACACAATGGTTATGTGGAAGCACTGATTGGCGGTGACAGTTATAGAAAATCACAGTACGATAGGGCAACTCAAGCACAAAGGCAGCCAGGTAGTGCATTTAAGCCCATTGTTTACCTTACCGCTTTAGAAGAAGGTTTCACGCCCCTGTATAAGATTGATGACGAGCCTGTTGAGTATGTGTATGGAAATAAAGTTTGGGCGCCTCAAAATTACACACTTAAATTTCATGGTCCAATTTCACTGGAATATGCCCTTGCGCATTCTGTAAATGTAGCAACTGTAAAATTATTAGACAGGATTGGTATAGATAATGTAATAATTAACGCACGAAAATTAGGTATTACCGAAACAATACCGCATAATTTAACCATTGCGCTTGGTTCATCTTCGGTAACACTTAAACAGCTTGCTTTAGTATACTGCGCTATAGATAATTATGGTTTATTGCCAAAAATTATTTTTATAAAAAAGATTTATGATAAGCAAAATCATTTAATTTATCAAGCAAAACCAGATTTAGTACGAGTTTTTCCAAAAGACTTAGGGTTTATTTTGACCAAAATGTTAGAAAAAGTGGTCAAGGAAGGCACAGGTGTATATGCGAAAGCTCTAGGCAGACCAATGGCCGCTAAGACAGGTACATCAAATCATGCGAGGGACAACTGGTTTATGGGTTTTACGCCCCAGTTGGTAGGAGGCGTTTGGGTTGGTTTTGATGACTACAAGCCCTGCGGACCGTATGCAGTTGGAGCCACAATGGCTTTGCCCATTTGGTTAAACTATATGGAGCATGCTTTGGCTTCAAAATCTGTTGAAAACTTTCCAGTCCCAAGGCATTTACCTAAAATTATGTCGAACTTTATATTTAATAATCCGAAATCCTCACATTCATAA
- a CDS encoding valine--tRNA ligase — protein MDSYNSDFEKDIYRFWEENGFFKPEINPDGEPFSVVIPPPNVTGALHIGHALNQTLQDIFARYKRMCGYSVLWLPGTDHAGIATQTMVERDLAKKGIKKDDIGRQAFIEKIWEWKNTYGNKIIDQIKRLGASCDFSRLRFTMDEGLSKAVKKAFVELYNAGYIYKGEYIINWCPSCHTALSDLEVEYEEEQSKLYYLKYFLEDSKDFLIVATTRPETLFGDTAVAVNPKDERYAHYVGKKVILPLVGRLIDIIEDNYVDMGFGSGVVKITPAHDPNDFEVGKRHNLDIVIAIDDYGRMTHNAPDLEGLDRFEARKITVEKLKEADLIYKIEDYTHSVGHCYRCNTVIEPYISKQWFVKTKDLAKKAIEVVENTSIKFIPKHWEKTYFEWMYNIRDWCISRQIWWGHRIPAYTCKQCGEVFVSENPINKCPKCAGELLQETDVLDTWFSSALWPFSTFGWPDNTDDLKRFYPTSLLVTGFDIIFFWVARMIMMGMFFMKDVPFRDVYIHALVRDKYGQKMSKTKGNVIDPLDVIDKYGADSLRFTLAILAAQGRDIKLSYDQIESYRRFMNKIWNAYRFIEINTKDFKPNRSIQVYSSASLWIKSRLSKTINQVAQSLDDYKFNEAAESLYQFVWHEFCDYYIEMSKAHINKDEYSDEVKQTLLEVFEQILRLLHPFAPFISEFLWQKIPIRSGQSIMIASFPKSNSQNDALEQEFDLLIELIKAMRILRSENSIATNKKINFYLKPLNKEVEKIVQSYKKYILLLANAKDLSIIEKDVPKSFIQPTKYGDIFLEAGQNVDVEGEILRLKKVIEKAQTSIDFLNKRLRNDEFVSKAPKELTEKSKQELQEAILIKDNAKKRIEQLERVL, from the coding sequence ATGGATAGTTATAATAGCGATTTTGAAAAAGATATATATAGGTTTTGGGAAGAAAATGGTTTTTTTAAACCGGAGATAAACCCAGATGGGGAGCCTTTTAGTGTGGTTATACCACCTCCAAATGTAACGGGAGCTTTGCATATTGGCCATGCGCTAAATCAAACGCTACAGGATATTTTTGCTAGATATAAGCGTATGTGTGGCTACAGTGTACTGTGGCTTCCAGGCACAGATCATGCAGGCATTGCTACACAAACTATGGTTGAGCGTGATTTGGCAAAAAAAGGTATCAAAAAAGATGATATTGGCAGGCAGGCGTTTATTGAAAAAATATGGGAGTGGAAAAATACTTATGGAAACAAAATAATAGACCAAATAAAAAGGCTCGGGGCAAGTTGCGATTTTTCTAGACTGCGCTTTACTATGGATGAAGGACTCTCTAAAGCCGTTAAAAAAGCGTTTGTCGAGCTTTACAACGCAGGCTACATTTACAAAGGCGAGTATATTATCAATTGGTGTCCAAGCTGTCATACTGCTTTGTCTGATTTAGAGGTTGAATACGAAGAAGAACAATCAAAGCTTTATTATCTGAAGTATTTTCTGGAAGATTCCAAGGATTTTTTGATAGTTGCAACCACACGGCCAGAAACGCTTTTTGGTGATACGGCAGTTGCAGTTAACCCCAAAGATGAACGCTATGCGCATTATGTGGGCAAAAAGGTCATATTGCCACTTGTAGGCAGGCTTATTGACATAATAGAGGATAATTATGTTGACATGGGCTTTGGCAGTGGTGTGGTAAAAATTACACCTGCTCACGATCCCAATGATTTTGAAGTAGGCAAAAGGCACAATTTGGATATAGTTATTGCAATAGATGATTATGGTAGAATGACGCACAACGCTCCTGATTTAGAAGGCCTAGATAGGTTTGAAGCAAGAAAAATTACAGTAGAAAAGCTAAAAGAAGCAGATCTTATTTACAAAATAGAAGACTATACGCATTCGGTTGGTCACTGTTATCGCTGTAATACTGTGATTGAGCCCTACATTTCAAAACAATGGTTTGTAAAAACAAAAGATTTAGCAAAAAAAGCCATAGAGGTTGTTGAAAACACTTCAATTAAGTTTATACCAAAACACTGGGAGAAAACTTACTTTGAGTGGATGTATAATATTAGAGATTGGTGTATTTCAAGGCAAATTTGGTGGGGTCATAGGATTCCAGCCTATACATGTAAGCAATGCGGTGAGGTTTTTGTTAGCGAAAATCCTATTAATAAATGTCCAAAGTGCGCAGGAGAGTTATTGCAAGAAACCGATGTATTAGATACATGGTTTTCTTCTGCATTGTGGCCATTTTCTACATTTGGTTGGCCAGACAATACAGATGATTTAAAAAGATTTTATCCAACGAGTTTGCTTGTGACGGGTTTTGATATAATTTTCTTTTGGGTTGCAAGGATGATAATGATGGGCATGTTTTTCATGAAGGATGTACCTTTTAGGGATGTTTATATACATGCTTTAGTAAGGGACAAATACGGACAGAAGATGAGCAAAACCAAAGGCAATGTCATAGATCCGCTAGATGTAATTGATAAGTATGGGGCAGACTCATTGCGATTTACACTAGCGATACTAGCAGCGCAAGGTAGAGATATAAAGCTTTCTTATGATCAAATTGAATCCTATAGGCGTTTTATGAATAAAATCTGGAATGCCTACAGATTTATTGAAATAAATACAAAAGATTTTAAGCCAAATAGAAGCATACAGGTATACTCAAGTGCGAGTTTGTGGATAAAATCTAGGCTGTCAAAAACAATTAACCAGGTAGCACAAAGCCTTGATGACTATAAATTTAATGAAGCTGCAGAAAGTTTGTATCAGTTTGTGTGGCATGAGTTTTGCGATTACTATATTGAAATGAGTAAGGCTCATATTAACAAAGATGAATATAGCGATGAGGTTAAACAAACACTGCTTGAAGTTTTTGAGCAAATATTAAGATTGTTACACCCATTTGCACCATTTATTAGCGAGTTTTTGTGGCAAAAAATCCCTATCCGATCAGGCCAATCCATAATGATAGCCAGCTTTCCTAAAAGCAATAGCCAGAATGATGCTTTAGAGCAAGAATTTGATTTATTGATAGAATTAATTAAAGCTATGAGAATTTTAAGAAGCGAAAATTCCATAGCTACTAACAAAAAAATAAACTTTTACCTTAAACCACTAAACAAAGAAGTTGAAAAGATTGTGCAAAGCTATAAAAAATACATTCTATTACTTGCAAATGCAAAAGATTTATCTATAATTGAAAAAGATGTGCCAAAAAGTTTTATACAGCCAACTAAATATGGCGATATATTTTTAGAAGCAGGCCAGAATGTGGATGTTGAAGGTGAAATTTTGAGATTAAAAAAAGTAATTGAAAAAGCACAAACTTCTATAGATTTCTTAAACAAACGATTGCGCAATGATGAATTTGTATCTAAAGCACCCAAAGAGCTCACTGAAAAAAGTAAGCAAGAGCTTCAAGAAGCTATTCTAATAAAAGACAATGCAAAAAAGAGGATTGAACAATTAGAGAGAGTTTTATGA